The sequence tcttatctgcttttttcactctccaactttcacatccatacatagagatcaggaataccatggtctgaatgatcctcactttagtgttcagtgctacatctttgcatttgaggaccttttctagttctttcatagctgccctccctagtcctagccttctgatttcttgactattgtctccattttggttaatgactgtgccaaggtattgataatccttgacaagttcaacgtccttgatgtcaactttaaagttacataaatcttctgttgtcattactttagtcttcttgacgttcagctgcagtcctgcttttgtgctttcctctttaactttcatcagcattcatttcaaatcattactagtgtacactagtagtatggtatcatctgcatgtcttaaattattgatatttctccctccagttttcacacctacatcttggtccaatcctgctttctgtatatgttctgcatatagattaaacaaatagggtgataaaatacacccatctcacaccctctccaattgggaaccaatcggtttctccatattttgtccttacagtagcctcttggccACAGTATAGGCTGTgcctcaggacaatcagatgctgtggcacccccatttcttttaaagcattctatagtttttcatgatctacacaatcaaaggttttgctgtaatctataaagcacagggtgatttccttctgaaattccttggtccgttccattatccaacgtatgtttgcgatatgatctctggtgccccttgcttttctaaatccagcttggacgtctggcatttctcgctccatatatggcaagagcctttgttgtagaatcttgagcattactttacttgcatgggatattaaggcaatagtttgataattactgcattctctgggatcccctttctttggaattgggatgtatatggaactcttccagtctgtgggccattgtttagttttccatatttcttgacaaatttttgtcaaaattcggacagattcagtctcagtagcaactctattggtatgccatctattcctggtgcttTCCTTCTTCCAAGCATTCTAAGAGCAGTttccacttcacattctaaaatttttggttcttcatcatacggttcctccgtgaatgaatctgtcatcctggcatctcttttatacagttccaTATAATTACTGATAAATTTTTGAAATGCCATGCTGAAGTCTCCTGTTGACATTTATGTTTCTCGGAGAACGAAGTGACTCTTTGTGTagagttagttattctttatttatatcccgccatccttccaatactggaacttgtggtggcttccagataaaagcacatataattaaacaCTTGGTCATCCTACACATCAGAAGGGCCTTGTGTTGGTAGGTGATTGCATAGATTAAGTGTTGAATGAATGCATAAGTTCCCAATGGTGCAGCTCAGAATAGTGTTTGTTTCATATGTGTTGTCTGGGCAGTGCAGATTATAACTATTGCCATACCCTTTCAGCAACATTCATGAAATCCCAACATCAGCTAATCAGGGATCACCTGCTGAGGATCCAAGATGTCCAGTATTTCACAAGTGAGTGACACAAAGTCAGAGAAGCTCAGGTTTGTTTTTTTAGGCAATCATGTTTCTGTTGAGTAGCACCAGCATTTAATAGTCATGCAAGTGTGAATGACCTCAGAATCTGCCTAATACAatctagctcagtcctgtctaccctgactggcagcagttctccagggtttccaacCAGGGTCTCTTGAAGCCTCacttgaagatgctggggattaaacctgggaccctctgcatgtgaagcagatgctctgtcactcagCTACAGCTTTTCCCTGTTTAAAGCTAGCACTTAAGATGAAAATATTTGTTAtacaaattgtttaatttgattcatTGGTCATTTGTCCTAtattttttaatgatttaaaaTTTTCTCATGTTTTAATGATTGATAAATTTTGATATTGATACAAATATTCATATCAACACTGGGCTCATCTGGGGGCAACCAATAGCTGCTGGAGATATATCAATCCAGTGCATGTATTTTACTCCCTATTAATAAAATATTGCTCTCTCAATGTAGCAGAAGGGCCAAGGCATGAGTCCCGCCATTCTCTCCTTAGAATAGAGAATACAACGTATCCAAACATTATTGGGTTATTATGTGCCAGCAAGGCTGTTCTGAGATGGCACTCCTTGTGTAACTATGTGTGCAACTAGCAATCCCAAGCAGACTAGACTAACTCAGCCTTAATACAGGGAAAGAAAAGGGTGGGCGAGATTGGATTTACAACCTGCATTCCCATTGTGCCCAATTATTACCACCAATGcatgaaattctttcagtttctccatgTAACATGAGCCCATAAGGTTTCTTCTACATAGAACAAGTGACCAGCTATCATTTTCTATATACTCAGAAGTCACACaggagattaaacagatagggcaCATGTTATACGGTGTGATAGGGCTGTTACCAACATGAAGAATCAATGAGTCAGACAAGCACCTAAAGTATGCAAATTTGGAGTAGAGTGAAAAGGATCTTCCAGTAATCATTGGCTAATGCCGGTTTTATACCCCATCTATATTTAATCCCTTCCTCTCATATTAGCATGTACAAGTGTTGCTAGTTTTCCACTGTTCAAGTGAAAACAGCCATTGGGTGTGTTTCCCATAGCAAGGGACAAAGTTGTTCCATATGTTTGAGTTTATCAATTAAGTTTATTTACATTTTCTTCATTTAAAAGCCAGAACAACACAATTTTGAATTTCTAAAATTCTTCTTAAAATTACTAGAAGTGCACTTAGAATTACAAGAACAAAAAAGGTTTGATATGTTCAGGGAGGATACCCAGTACCTATGAATTCCATAGGTAGATGGCAGAATGTTTTCACTTAATGAAATACTGAAAGGCAATGGCCAAAATCCAAAGAGGCCCgcatgcatgcagaaggcacTTCCGTGCATATATGGAAAGCCCGCTCTCTCTTCTGGGATGGggaatgttggactccaactcccatcagcatggccaatgataatgGAAGCTGTAGTGCTGTAACATAACAGGCACCCCATCTCTGGGCTACCACTTTCTACACTATACTGAACACTGTTCTGGTGCATCCTCCAGACTTCATGAGCTGCTTCGAAGTGTGGGGGCGCACAAGAGGCTACGGTAAGATAGAATTACGGAAGAGACCCAGTGCACCACATGCACTCTGTGCATCTTAGCCAACCTCACCAAAAATATCACTAATGGTTCAGTGCAAAACTCTTGATAAAATGTTAACGTAGGATTAAGCAGTCTCCCAACAGAGCACTTTCTAAAAGGTAGCACGAGTACTTGGCAGTTAGACCGCTTCAGCATAGACACTAGTGTCAGATGTACCATGTCATTATTAGTTCAAAGCCACAAGCAAGTTCTAAGAAGCTATCTTTCAGCAGTCTGCAAACACTTCAGCCACAGATTCCATCACCACATGCCTGCTGGGTTAAACTGTGTGTACTGATTTATTATGTAATCAGTATTAGCTCTGCCACCATAACCTTATGTCAGTTTCACATAATAATTAGTGCAAAAATTTGTCATTGAACACACAGAGCAAACAACTGGATTGTAtaacaagcagggctgtggagtcggaagcaattttgggtggagttgcagtcggtagaaatgtaccgactctggcttcaaaataaaattaatacatttgccatttatgaagtcagacagtagaaaaatagaggagtcggagtcgaaggtttgacataccggctccacagccctgataacaAGTTTCATCTAAGGAATCTGGCTCAATTCTCAGACTTGCTTTTGACAGTCAGTGCACTGTTACGTTTGCCCACTGAACATGACCTCTCAATATGCCACCCAACTTGATATTTACACATCCATCAAAAGGAAAAAGTTATTCAGAACTAATGTTTCAGACTACATGGCAGTACATTCAGAAACGCTGAAAACGTCTGATAAGCTACCTCACAGTAGTCCTATTCTCCTTGCCTTTATAGTGATGGGAAAATGGGATTCCACCTGCTGGTCCCACCACCTGATCTCTGTGCATTTGGTAGAACCAGAGAACAGAACTGAGCATATAAAGCCTTCATGTGCACAGCTGTACACAGAGCCCTAGTCTCCCCTCCCTATCAATGCTGAAGTCCAGGCCAGTGAACACTATCCCATttctaaccagggctgtggagttggagtcatggagtcggaacaattttgggtggagttggagtcagtagaaatgtaccgactccgactccttcataaatggcaaatgtatattaactagtaataacaaatttactgtagtaaaatggtagcacaaggcatttcatcactaccacgtgaacccagagcttggaaaggttacttttttaaactacaactcccatcagccccagggattgggctcgtgggagttgtagttcaaaaaagtaacttttccaagctctggattcacgtggtggtgatgaaatgccttgtgctaccattttactacagtaaatttgttattactagttaatatacatttgccatttatgaaggagtcggagtcggacagtagaaaaatagaggagtaggaattgaaggtctggcataccgactccacagccctgtttctaACCCATGTATTCAGTTAGTGGGTAAACAGAAGACAGGAACAGGAATACTGTTTTTTAGATACCAAGAATTAATCTGAGAATCAGACTTTGTATACTATATACTTAAAGGTCTGAGAACCACAACAGTCTAAGAACGCAAGATGGGGCTATATGCTTGGAATTAAGTAAGCATATTGATActgcagtcagcatggatttttcacacatCAGTACATGACATTTGTTTTGGATACAGAAGTGTAGTTTTATACAAAGCACAATTTTCCAAGATTTGTTATATCCAAGAAACCAGATTCTAAGGTTTACTCCGTTTGCTATCAAATTGTTCTGAATTCTAGGTGGAGATAGAAAAATGCTTGGTATGAGAAGTGTTAGAAGCTAGAAGTGAAATCTTCAAATTCTTCTGCCTTCTCAACTGCCACACAAAAACCATCATACTTTGTATCTGAACTGTGTACAGATGTCAAAAAGAGGAAAAACAAAGATAAACAAATTAAAGAACCATAACCAATTTCCTCTAAATTCACAGATGCAGGTACTGTACAATATTTGAACACACACAAGAGCACACTGTGAAATCAGAGAATTACTCACAACTGGGAGTTGTGCTGTTAAAAGGCTGGCACCAACTTCTATAATGGCGATTTGGAGTCAATCCACCATTTTTTCTAGAGAAACCAAAAAATGGTTCCCACATCTGAACCTAATAAACGAAGGCTTCTATATTATCTAGGAAACCTGGTCTTCCAATGCCCAATCCATGTTAAAGAGCATAATAATTTTAAGAGGATGCTCACAGGCTAAAATTATTGCAAAGTTCCTGATGATGTACTGTTTGTAGTCgaagtaaaagaaaaatgaagCAGGGAGGAATATCCTATGATTAACTGCAAAGAGCAGAGATACCCTTGAGTGGCTGAACAGCAAGGGCAGGACCACGAGAAGAAGCCTAGTACAGGCATGGAGATAGCAGGGACCAGAATTGAGAAAGGCTCTTCACTCTCAGTCTGAACCAAAGAATTTTGAGGCAAAGAGTGTGTGTGGTGTATTTCCCCTAATGGAAGCTAAGTATTGAAGAGTTTTATTCCTTGCTTTGTTCATTGATCCCTCAAGGAACGCAACAGAACTTGGGCCATCATATCATCTTCATCAGCATCATAATCCTAAAAACAGAGAATGTACATGAGTAAACAGCTTTTGGTCTCATTCCAGAACTGTTAAAGCTAGATTCCTTTATTCATTTCTCCAACTACAGGATTTTAAATGGCATAGGAACAGATTTCCAAGGGATTCCCCCTAGTTCTTGTGCATGTTCAGGGCCCCGTTGTGGCTTACCTGACTCACAAGTATGGACTGATCTGTGAATGTCCAGCCCCCCTCTAAAGGATGGCAATTAAAAGAAACACTATTTTCTAGCCCCTTACATTAGAATAAGGCTGTCCAATAGAAAGTGTTAAAGTAAGGTCTAACATCTAATAAATTCCATAGAGGCTGTTTCTTGGTTGCTACTTACCACAAAAGTATCATACGAAAACTGATGTCGCCGCTGAAGATGTTCCATGAAGTTAGCACTTCTGTAATTTGGATCACCCCATGGCATTGATGCACAAATTGGGCAAACCTGGAAAAGTCTGTAGTTTATTCAACCCAAATTTCTTTCATTTTGAGGGGGTTTTTTTGCTTCTGATCAGTATACATTCTAGATCCTGACCACTACATTTTTTTCAAAGCTTGTACCCAGGAAACTCCTAGTAAGAAACCCCAAGGACAGAAAGGAAATTTTGCCCAAGCAGGCCCTCCAATTTATTACTTACTCCCTGCCCCATGCACAGCACTCCATTGTTCCAAAGGGTGCCCTCAGTCTTAGGAATGGCTTTTCAATAGACATAAGGGGATGCTGTGGGAGGGAAAGAAAGCCTTGTAGAAGAAGCAGAATACTGCTGGGGGTTCTTTGGCCACAAGCCAAATATTTTGATGCTTCCTTGTACAAAGTTGGGATGGGCAAGTCCTACTAATTGTAATATTCTTAAGTATTCAAAAGCAACACTACAAACACTCAGCCAAGTTAGTAGTAGTTAAAATATTACAGTATTGGCAAATAAACTTGTTCATGCTAAAAATTCAAAACAGGTTAAGAAATTTTTACCAAGTCATGCAAGTCATGCAGTTCAAGGTATAAGCCTTCAAGGAAGACAAGCTTTATATTAAACTAGCAATCTGTCCTGAACTACACTGTGAAAAGTAAAGCAATTACCACTCGCTTTGCATCCATGCTGTGATACTTTCTGCAGTGTTCTACCAGCCCTTCCTGATCCAGATTTCTCTCATGACAGTAAGGGCAAGGAAATGTGAACCTATTTGGAACATTCCTGTAGAAACAGGGGATAAGACCATCACTCCGCTGAAAGGTTACATAAATACAAGCAAAACATCCAATTATGTAGCAGCTTGACTTTATGTAGGAAAAGGCTCTTTGGGTGGCACAGCAGAATCATTCACCCAAGCACACATCCAATGACAGGCAGTGCAAGCTATTAGCAGTACTACAACCTCCATAggaaaaaacattcaaaagaagCTTATAATTAGGCCTTGAGTGCTCTTAATGTTTGatgcttttaaaatatgaaagGCCTTTTTCTCATCTGGCACAGAGCAGCAACACTTTTCATGCTGCCAAGACACCTTtcaacatatggttcccaagatgAACGGCAAACAAGGTAATAGGAAGCAGCTCTTGCAGTCTCCCACACATATGTACATGCGAGCAACTGCTAGGGCTGCTTTCCATTAAGTAACAAACATTTGGCTGAGCCCCAACAGGGAGAGCAAGTGGGGTGCCATATACTTCTACCCTCACCCCAGTCCATTTAAATCAAATAAGGCTGTGAAATGTCCTTCCCTGGAAAGCTCCGTTGGCTCTTTTAGCCTTTAGGTGAATGGTAAAGACAAACTTCCTTCATCAGACTTTTCAGTTGCTTTCAATTTAGCATGTTGCTGCTAAAATTGGTTTATTGCTGCTCTGTTAATTTTcagttctattgtattttattgtgatattacTGTAATTTTACTGTATCTGCTTTACATCTATATTGTAAGCCATCTTGGGGGCTCTTGTAgctgaaaggtaggatataaatctccACCAAAAATGGGTTTGGGGGCTGTGTAGGGCCTCTTGGTTCACTTATCAGCTATCATCCACATATCCATCTGTCAGTTTGCTAGGGAAGTGCCACCAGCCCTCATGCAAAAACCACCAACACCACACATCCCCTTCTCAGAGCTCTATCTTGTAAAGTTTGGTAAGATAAAACAGTGCAACACTGTTGGTTTTCTTTTGTCTAACCACAATGCAGGTGAGAAAATCCTATCTGGTCAAGTCCTCTGTGCCAAGGACTTGGGAGAGAAGAAGAGGATTGGTGGCAAATAGAAATAAAGGTTGGTTCATAAGCAGGTATTTatgggggaaaaaaccccaacctATCTGTGGGTAATGCAAACCTTTTACTTCATTTGAGTCCAACCTCCAAGAGCCTGAAAGCATGCTGTGATGTTCCACTATACATATACTTGTTACTGAAGTGTTTATGGTAACTAGTGAGTGATGGAGCGGGGAGTGAGTGAGTTAGAATGTTGGTGAATACTGTGTGTGATTGGCTTGAGAGACTTGGGAGATGGCTGCTCATATTTGCATGCTTGGCATGGATTTGATTCTGAAGGGTTAGGGTTTAAGAGTGGTGGGATTTGATGGGGAATTAGAATATAGGGCTTAGCGTAAGTGATAGCGAGAGACTGGGTATTTTAGATAGTGTAGAGTAGGATTAATAGCTTCTTATTATATTCATTTACTGTattaataaatgtttattttttcttCATCCCATGCCTGACGCTAGGTTACATTACCAAGGGAGTATAAAGTCACATCAGTGGTATTCACACATACATCCGCACATATCTAAGGTGTATTTGGGCCTAAGATAAAGGTCCTGGTGACAGCAAAACTGGTGGTGGTTAGACGGTGTAGCCTATTGGCAAGGAGGCAAAGGCTTGGAAAATCAGGCAATTGCCCTTCAAAGGGAACAGGGATGCCACACACACCATTGCTCATATCAGTCCTTTCTCTTCTCATTCCCCTCAAGAGGGGCTTGTTTTAATGcataaaatttacactaaaacaaGCCCCTGTGGAGAGGAATGAGGAAAGAAAGGGATGGACATGTTTTTAAGGTTTTGAttgaatgtttttgtttattCTAATTATGTTTGGATTTTAcatttgtaagccacttagaaaccattttggcatgtaaatggtatataaattaaacaacaacagcaacactccATATGCCCATTTAGCAGGGCAGCAACACGTGTGAACCCACTGACTAGTAGCTTCTACGTATTTGTGGcactcagggccggccccaggcatgccggggctcttggacaccagcctgccctgggcccctctgctccccttccgcgatccatggaagcagctgcagctcgccagacaggagcttccgagatGCCCATCATCCTTCGCTTCAccttcctttctctctgctgttttttgtggctgcgcgcactgtgcacgcaggtttgccatcaatcaagatggcagccactgtttccctaagggactgaagcctctgctgccatcttggttgatggcagcaatgtgcatgtgtagcacgcatgcatgccatcaaccaagatggcggcagaggcttcagccccttagggaaacctcagccgccatcttgattgatggtaaaccgcaaaaaacagccgagagaaaggtaggtgaactggggggatggtgggcagctcggaagctcctgtccagcaaggggaggggcccctgtagctccaggggccctcaggccagtgccccacctggccgccctttagaaccggccccgGTGGCACTACCCAGATATGAAAAACTgttaagttaaaaaaaacctaaaaataGCATGATGGTAATTGGcagtgttcagaggcacatgttaccaaagttttccaagctacacacgaagtggattggactgtgaaagaccaacccaaattgtgtttgcatttttacacatttgtagggcagtacaatatcacagagaggaggtcaggtctcctgctcccctggtgcattcactatagcttcccaatttccctgctttttaaagtttgatagaaatatttgttggctataggtacgctcttaaactgcaaggttttttaccctattggtgaatttctctgctttttaatctgggaggtaagaaatgagatacTATgtgagtttgctgagaatggattgatcgtttgcatgcttattgagcgcaatgggatttactcctctacaatcatgcttagaatatgtgaaactgatgtgggggagggagacgttatgagtagggaggaaggtggagggcagagggggtagggggagggagaggaagagattgggtgtgtgggaaCTGGGCAGATGTAAAGtccctttactttccaaaaggaaaacattgtgaacagtatcattattattcagggttttccccagctttttattctacagcggacacatgtagtctcccatcctaatttaaacaaaagctgtcactggccacctctacaccagacatttattgcactttaaacagttatggcttccctcaaagaatcctgggaagtatagtttgtgaagggtgctgagagttgttaaggagaccgttattcccctcacagagctccaattcctgGAATTCTCTGAGAACAGGAGCTGACTGTTCAATCACTGACAATTGGGAGCTccctcaggagaataggagtctcctgattagccaagtcaaacagctgtggatctggcttttagaacactgacagctggttcttactgagcatgcctgctctTATCAtcaactccaatgttaattttcttaaattaattaaaaatcagtcatgcatttttttaaacttttaaactgcagaggatgaaggtcagagtaaggggcaagatcagtaataggttCATAGGCACTctgaacacagctgatttttaattaattccaacaaattatgagactgctgtcagaaaaaagtccaacaggggtctggatttttttttactcttgttttggaCATTAAACTgacaattctctctgttttgtgtatcaccatgaaagcttacagggttgttaagcaagtatttctaaGTTtgggactatatgttttgtaagagtttgttttgaaatgagcttataggaagcagcagaatggcatggggggtattttcaatttaatatggtaGAATGCAaataatccatgctggctatagtatacacctACTCTTGCGGCGGTATAATAAGCTTCCATTACAAGTAAGCAAGTCACAACTGTGTTGAAGGGTTACCTGGTATCCTGTGGTGGATCTTTAGTCACAGCTCTAACACCTTCCATAATGTAATTCTGGTACTTCAAACAAGAAGCTGCATGATTACGCAGCTTTGAGAGGTACATCTGTACAGaatgagaaaataaaatattttctttcaaccACACTTGACACAAAAAGGATGTTCCAAGGACTTGCACAAAGGGTTCAATTTGCTGCTGTGACAGTCCCTGGGTCATAGAACAGAATGTTAACACAAGGGACACATCACAATGAGGTGAACTGCCACATTGCAGCAGGAATGCAACATCTTGCCTGATCTCTGACAATCCTCAGATAGCTGACACCTTGTTCACCTGACCACAGTTGATTCTTATCTTTCATTCCCTAGAGATGAAACAGGCTACTGTTTCTCTTACATCCCACGTTAGGTCTTTAGCTCCCTCTTTTACTTTATGCAATACAACCAACTAACTAGAAATAAGTTGCTAAATCAACTGACCAACTTTAAGTTTTGTACTGTAACAGTACCAGGAATACAGGGATACTGTTAAAATTGTACTTGGGACAATTTCTCTTCCCAATGCCTTCAAAATTATTAAAACCAATCTCTGGTGTTCAGATGGCACAAATCTCTCATAATGTGTTGTGGCATATCCCATATATAAAAAGGTTAGTTTCCAAACAAGTTTTTATCATCTTCTGGACAAAGAACACTTGCTGACATTTACCAATAAAGTTTTTCTTCATATATCTTCAAAATGCTATATAATCTtacatgtcaaaatacaattacaaGACTACCCTGTAGGATTTCCATTTTGTGAAGCAAGACTGAGTTCAGCTTGCTTGGCCAAACAAGAATTTCAGCTCTGGTTTACCAGATCCAGAGTTAGTAAGCGATCTGAGGTTTCCTATAAGTGCTAAGTAGATTTAGCAGTGTCAGCTGGAAACTAGATCACACTGAGCATTTAgtagtatatatgtatgtataagaCAAACAGAGAATACTGATATAAGCCTAATACAGAATATAAAACTGATACTTTGAGACATTCCATTTGAGACATGAAAAGTAAAATACTTTAGATTTTTAGAGTAATTTAGTTCAGTTTTACTTCCAGTCCACAAAACAAATATAGACAAAATATCCTTGCAAATTAACTCTGAACCCATAGGTGAGTATTTTGAGTGTCTCCAAATGTTCTCTGGACTGCAGTTTAATTATCAACTGGATTTTTAATTCCACAGCACTTTACTAATTTCACCTTCACTGTGAAAGGCTGACAATATAAAacagctttcctcaacctggcgccctccagatgttttgggcaacaactcccatcatccctgggtcTAATGGGAGTTGTCATTTAGAACATCTCTAAACTACATCTTCCAGATTGGGGAAGACAGATAAACTATGAATAAACTGAATAAACTATGGCTTAAGGCAATCACAAAATTACCAAATTCTATTCAAGACATCAATTGTACTTGTAAAATCCACTATGTTGGCCCCGTAAGGTGTTATGCCACCTTCAATGCAGATCTCAACAACAAAGTACACTGGAGTCCATTGTAGAAATTATCATCAATTTCATTTATTGATTGCCCCATTTCCATTATATCTACTTCTTATATTACAAAGAAACAGTTAAAAGCTGCACAAGGGCACGCTACGTATTCTCTCACCACCACAGCAATGTTAGCAAGTGCACCCATGATCTCCACCTATGGCAAGATTGGGATGCATCCATGGCAGACAGATCTTGTTACAGAagtgccccactcatacagcaggttccgttccaggtccctgccgaaaagcaaaaaccgcaagaaagtggggccctactcagctgtagtgcGCGACCTCCTGTCCTAGAGCTGATTGCGCAATCAGCTGTAGACGCCACGCTCCAGCTGAAAGCAATCAGCTGTAACGCAcgagctccccgtgctccagctgtaGCACAGGAAGCTCGCATGCTCCAGGTcatccctgtcagctgtagcacatgatcagctgtagcgcggggagctcacgcgctccagctgatagctgtcagccggagcatggtggctggagttcccctccccatgctacagctgattgccccactggtgctgccgtattagcggaacgccaacaAGCGGGGCCGTACTGTACAGGACACTGAAAGACCCATTTTCCATGCTCTAGTAGAAGCATGGAAAAGAAGCTAAAATCACACTTCACCTTGCCAATTCTCTGAAACACTTGCTCTTCCCCACTTCCACCCCTTTGAAATTCAGCAGAGTTTAAAGAATTTGTTTTACACAAATTTGACAGTTATCAAGTGAGAAATCTGACGTGCTTCTATCTAGATTCATGCTATATATAGGTAAACATGGACCAGCTTTTCATACTTTTTTATTGCAGCCACTGCAAGTAGTTTCTGTCATTTCAATTTGCTTTTCCAAGTCGTAAGCTCTGCTGCCATGAGACAGGGTACTGCGGCAAACTCCACAAACT comes from Rhineura floridana isolate rRhiFlo1 chromosome 6, rRhiFlo1.hap2, whole genome shotgun sequence and encodes:
- the RNF114 gene encoding E3 ubiquitin-protein ligase RNF114, whose product is MALAEASSRYLEGATAAAAAAERLDPLSPFTCPVCLEVFESPVRAPCGHVFCTPCIQECLKPKKPVCGVCRSTLSHGSRAYDLEKQIEMTETTCSGCNKKMYLSKLRNHAASCLKYQNYIMEGVRAVTKDPPQDTRNVPNRFTFPCPYCHERNLDQEGLVEHCRKYHSMDAKRVVCPICASMPWGDPNYRSANFMEHLQRRHQFSYDTFVDYDADEDDMMAQVLLRSLRDQ